The following coding sequences lie in one Elusimicrobiota bacterium genomic window:
- a CDS encoding 4-hydroxy-3-methylbut-2-enyl diphosphate reductase produces the protein MKKSIKVAKNSGFCFGVRRAIEIAEKTVKPNKKIFSLGPLIHNPQEVKRLENIGIKKIENTKSLKNKVLILRTHGIPHGLKEKLKIQNLVIVDATCPFVKRAQDIVEKLAKAKKKILIVGEKKHPEIKALVSYGGSHCYVVEQSSDLKNLDLSGDICVVSQTTQSPQNFKNFVSIIKKINPQAAIYNTICKATIDRQTAAKELSKKVDVMVVVGGKNSGNTKRLAQICSKFTKTYYVETALEIKPQWFKKTKNIGISAGASTPDWIIKEVRKKIEENVNKQGAGNG, from the coding sequence ATGAAAAAGAGCATAAAAGTTGCAAAGAATTCAGGTTTTTGTTTTGGAGTGCGCCGCGCGATTGAAATTGCTGAAAAAACCGTAAAACCCAATAAAAAAATATTTAGTCTTGGGCCTTTAATACATAATCCGCAGGAAGTAAAACGGCTAGAAAATATCGGAATAAAAAAAATTGAAAATACGAAAAGTTTAAAAAACAAGGTTTTAATTCTGCGCACCCACGGTATACCCCACGGGCTGAAAGAAAAACTAAAAATCCAAAATCTTGTTATAGTGGATGCAACATGTCCGTTTGTGAAAAGAGCGCAGGATATTGTTGAAAAGCTTGCTAAAGCCAAGAAAAAAATACTTATTGTTGGAGAAAAAAAACATCCGGAAATTAAAGCCCTTGTTTCATATGGCGGATCCCATTGCTATGTTGTTGAACAAAGTTCCGATTTGAAAAACTTAGATCTTTCGGGTGATATTTGTGTAGTAAGCCAGACCACCCAAAGCCCTCAAAATTTCAAGAATTTTGTTAGCATCATAAAAAAGATCAATCCGCAAGCGGCTATATACAACACTATTTGTAAGGCTACTATTGACCGCCAAACTGCAGCAAAAGAACTTTCAAAGAAGGTTGATGTAATGGTTGTTGTTGGCGGAAAAAATTCAGGCAATACAAAGCGGCTTGCACAGATCTGTTCTAAGTTTACCAAAACTTACTATGTGGAAACTGCTTTAGAAATAAAACCCCAGTGGTTCAAAAAAACTAAAAATATAGGCATTTCAGCGGGGGCGTCAACTCCTGACTGGATTATTAAGGAGGTAAGAAAAAAGATAGAAGAAAATGTTAATAAACAAGGAGCAGGCAATGGATGA
- a CDS encoding lysophospholipid acyltransferase family protein translates to MKVSGEKNVPDKGGFIFASNHISWYDPPVVGVSIKRELHIMAKEELFDIPVLGSFIKAINTFPVKRGQFDIKSIRFAQTILEKGEGLFMFPEGTRSKDGNFGKALPGVGMLACVAQVPVVPVRVRNTDKLFSFKQIIINIGVPIYPPKNYTKENYQQFSEKVLDEIKKL, encoded by the coding sequence ATGAAAGTATCCGGAGAAAAAAACGTCCCAGATAAGGGCGGTTTTATTTTTGCCTCCAATCATATAAGCTGGTATGATCCTCCCGTAGTCGGGGTTTCAATAAAAAGAGAGTTGCATATTATGGCGAAGGAAGAGTTATTTGATATACCTGTTTTAGGATCATTCATTAAAGCGATAAACACTTTTCCCGTAAAACGCGGACAATTTGATATAAAATCCATAAGATTTGCTCAAACGATACTTGAAAAAGGCGAAGGTCTTTTCATGTTTCCCGAAGGCACCCGCTCAAAAGACGGGAATTTCGGAAAAGCTCTCCCCGGAGTGGGAATGCTAGCGTGCGTTGCTCAAGTACCGGTTGTGCCGGTAAGGGTGCGAAACACGGACAAATTATTTAGTTTCAAACAAATAATAATCAATATAGGCGTGCCTATATACCCGCCAAAAAATTATACGAAAGAGAATTACCAGCAATTTTCAGAGAAAGTGCTTGACGAAATAAAAAAGTTATGA